Sequence from the Thermococcus nautili genome:
GACAGCTATCGTCTGCACTATCCACGCTGGAGAATAGCCCTTTCCAACGGCCCAGATTCCAACGCCCACTATGACGCCCAGCGAACCGAGGGTGGCGCTTTTGGTGGACGTCTGCATCCTGTTGTAAACGTCGGGCATTCTTATCAGACCGAGTGCTGACAGGAAGTAGAAGAACGTCCCTATGAGGACGAGGACTTCACCGATTATCGCCAGAACGCTCATAGGCCTCCCTCCAGGTAGCGGGCAAAGGCTATGACTCCACCGAAGGCAAGGAGCGCGTAGACGAGGGCAACGCTGATGTAAATCATTCTGCCGTAGTAGAGCGCGAAGAGCACCATCAGCCCGGTGGTTATGGTCGTCATGATGTCAACGGCGACCAGCCTGTCAACTGTCGTCGGTCCCCTGAAGACCCTGTAGGTGCTGAGGAGCGTTGCTATCGCAATCAGGGCGAGATAAATGTTAATCCCTATCATCCGAATATCACCCTCAGGTACTTTTCAAAGGGCCTCGTTATGGCCTCAGAGGCCTTTTCGACGTGCTCAGAATCGTCCTTGGCGTTGAGGACCTCGTCCGGAACCCAAATCCAGTGGATGAAGTAGTTATCCTCGTCGACGTCGAGAGTTATCGTTCCTGGTGTGAGGGTTATCGAGTTTGCCAGAGAAAGCTTTCCGGTGTCGCTGTTGAGAACCGTCTTGCACTTGACGATTCCGGGCCTTATGGGCCTCGCCGGGTGAAGAACCCTGTAAGCCACGTCAAGGTTGGCCATTATCATGGCCCACAGGAAGTACGGTATGTATGCTATTGCGTAGGCGACCCTCTTTGGATGAAGGTTTGCCAGTCCTGCTTTGGTGAAGACGTCGTGCGTCAGTGCCGCTACTATTAAAGCTATAACGGCTCCGGTTATCAACTCCTGGCTGTCAAGGCTGGCCGTGACGACCAGCCACAGAATAAACAGCACGATAAAAGTGTAGGCGAACTTGCTGGCGCGACTTGCTTCTTCCATACTCAACCCTCCGGAGGTTGATGCACTCATTTGGAGTGACTATCGAAGGTTGCCAACCATAACTTATAAACCTTACCTGGGAAGAAGAAAGGTTTAGAACTTTTGGTTAAAATAGGGGTCTCTAATTTGTCCCATAGTCCGGAAAAGCGTCCACGAGCGTTCATTCTTCGAGAAGAGGTAACAAAATCTTTTGGGGAAAGAAGGGATACTGGCCAAAAAAATTCGGTCAGTAGATGGATATCCTCTTGACGCCTTCGAGCTTTGAGAGCTCGTTGATGAGGTCGCCGGGTATGGGCTTCTCGGTTATGATGGTCAGGGTTGCCTCAGGGTAGAGCTCCGGGTCTTCCGCGACGACCTGAACTATGTTGATGTCGCGCTCCGCTATCTTCTGCGCAATCTTGGCGAGTATTCCTATGGCCCTCGGCTCGGGCTCAATCTCGATGACGCCGTAGCCAACGTGCCTGCCGACGTACTTCATATGGACGGTCGGCTCGAGGTTGGTGTATATCTCCTTGAGCTCCGGAACCTTGAGTATCATGGCAACGGTTTCCTTGACGACACGCCTGTCAACGTCGAGGGCCTTGGCTATCTTTGTGTAGGGCACCTCGATGTCTCCAGCCTTTATCTTCATGTCCTCTGAGACCTTGAGGCCGTACTTGAGAAGCGTCTTGGCGATTTGCTTTCTGACGGGATACTCATCAAAGTAATGCTCAATCTTCCCCCACATGAGCTACCACCCAGTTCAGTTCACCAGTAGACTCTTTAAGCCAATAGTATTAAAATGTTTCCATGCCCGCATGTCTTCAAGGGGGGAATTTAAAAGTCTTCCGGACGGATGTTTTGTCCATCAACGGGTTTTTAAACGCACCGTTAAACTCACGACCATGATAGAGCTTCGCCTTCCCCACGTGACGTTTGAGGATTTGGGAGACACGATACGGCTAATCTGGCGTGAGACCCTTTACGCGGACTTTCCAAAGCGAGAGCTTGAACGGGTCATCCGGAAGAAGTACCGCGTCTCACCTCAAATCACGGCCCGAAACGGCGCGCTAATCATAGACACCGACTACGAGAAAGTTGAAGGCTTCATAGCGCTCTACATTCAAAACAACCTCGGAGCACTTCTCAGGAACCGCTACACGAAGAGGAAGGTCCTCTACATTCACGAGGCCATGGACGTTCCGCTCCTCGGCTACAACGCCTTCGGTTTGATAGACAGGGGAACTAACCTGATTCAAATTAGGGGCGTCAGCGGGTGCAACCTGAGCTGTATCTTCTGCTCCGTTGATGAGGGGCCATATTCGAGGACGAGAAAGCTTGACTACGTCGTTGATATCGACTATTTGATGAAGTGGTTCGACGAGGTCGCGAGGATAAAGGGAAGGGGTTTGGAGGCACACCTCGACGGTCAGGGTGAACCGCTCATCTACCCCTTCAGAGTGGAACTCGTTCAGGCGTTGCGGGAGCACCCGAACGTCTCGGTAATCTCGATGCAGAGCAACGGGACGCTTCTCAACGACAAGCTCGTCGAGGAGTTGGCGGAGGCCGGCCTCGACAGGGTGAACCTCTCAATACACTCCCTCGACCCGGACAAGGCGAAGATGCTCATGGGAATGAAGAGCTACGACCTTGAGCACGTTCTGGAGATGGCGGAGGCCCTTGTGAACGCGGGAATAGACGTCCTCATTGCCCCGGTCATAATTTTCGGAATCAACGACGACGAGGCGGAGGCGTTCATAGAGTTCGCGAGGAAAATCGGCGCCGGAAAGCGCTGGCCGGCCCTCGGCTTCCAGAACTACATTCCCTACAAGTTCGGCAGGAACCCGGTCATAGCCAAGACTGTCCCCTTCAAGGAGTTCTACGCCTGGCTGAGGGGGCTTGAGGAGAAAACAGGAATGAAGCCCCTCGTCCTGAAGCCGAGCCACTTCGGCATGGAGAAGCGCGAGTTCATTCCCCTCGCCTTCCGGCCTGGGGAGGTCGTAAAGGCAGAGGTCGTCCTTCCGGGCAGGATTGAGGGTGAAATGCTTGCGAAGGCCAGAAACCGGCTCATCGAGGTCGTTGGAACGAAGGCGGAAGTCGGGGACAGAATAAAGGTGAGAATCGTGCGGACGAGGCACGGTATCTACATCGGGACCGAGGTTTGAAAAACTTTTTAAAGTAAATTCCCAACTTCTTTTGATGCGTTATGAGGGGGCGCGCCCTTATTGTCCTCATTGTAGTCGCCGCAGTTATTGGCCTCGGAATAGCTTCGGAATTCTCAGTGCTCTCCGAAGTGTCGGGGGAGTCCCATTTTGATGGTTCTCTTATTCTCAACGATACCGGCTGGAGGAGTGCTCCAGAGAATCCCAACGTCGTTTACGTGGCCCTGCTAGTTTCCGAGCCGCAACTTTTGGAAGCCCTTAAAAGTTCTCTCTCAACAGTTATACGCTCCCATAACTTGACCCCTGAATTCGTTGATGAACCCATGAACTACGACCTCAAGGGACGGCTTGTCGTGGTTTTCCTTCCCCACTCCTTCAGCAAGAACCGGATTCTCTATCGGGAATACGGGGTCTCTGGAATCCTCTACTACTCCTACGCCGGTGATGCCGAGACCTTTACCTTGCTAACAAACGGCAAAACCCTCTCAGGAGAAAACCTGGAGAAGCTTGCCATAAAACTTCGCGTTTCGAGCATCGAAAGGCTAAACGAAGAGCATATTCTCAACCAGACGGTTTCCGTGACCTACTGGTGGAAACTAAGGGTAAAGGCGGGAATACTCACGGAAAGAGACCCCTACAAGACGATTGCCAAGCAGATTGCCCTGGAACTGGATAGCTTCCTGAGGAGTCATTAGTTCTGTTTTGGGGTGGAATCCATGCGAACCGGTGCGACCGTGTTCCTCCTCTTACTTCTTGTTGCACTCTCTGTTCACCAGCTCGTGTCCCACAGCACCTCCTGCTGGTGGAGTTCGGAGGTAAACCCCTCGCTGGAACCCGGAAACGGAACCGTGTACGTTTACTTTGATGGAGG
This genomic interval carries:
- the mnhG gene encoding monovalent cation/H(+) antiporter subunit G, whose product is MSVLAIIGEVLVLIGTFFYFLSALGLIRMPDVYNRMQTSTKSATLGSLGVIVGVGIWAVGKGYSPAWIVQTIAVAGFLLLTNPISAHALIRAAYKRGIPLWHGSVVDKYGEHLASKAQAEKAEGETPETSEEVSE
- a CDS encoding monovalent cation/H+ antiporter complex subunit F, coding for MIGINIYLALIAIATLLSTYRVFRGPTTVDRLVAVDIMTTITTGLMVLFALYYGRMIYISVALVYALLAFGGVIAFARYLEGGL
- a CDS encoding Na+/H+ antiporter subunit E, which encodes MEEASRASKFAYTFIVLFILWLVVTASLDSQELITGAVIALIVAALTHDVFTKAGLANLHPKRVAYAIAYIPYFLWAMIMANLDVAYRVLHPARPIRPGIVKCKTVLNSDTGKLSLANSITLTPGTITLDVDEDNYFIHWIWVPDEVLNAKDDSEHVEKASEAITRPFEKYLRVIFG
- a CDS encoding radical SAM protein — its product is MIELRLPHVTFEDLGDTIRLIWRETLYADFPKRELERVIRKKYRVSPQITARNGALIIDTDYEKVEGFIALYIQNNLGALLRNRYTKRKVLYIHEAMDVPLLGYNAFGLIDRGTNLIQIRGVSGCNLSCIFCSVDEGPYSRTRKLDYVVDIDYLMKWFDEVARIKGRGLEAHLDGQGEPLIYPFRVELVQALREHPNVSVISMQSNGTLLNDKLVEELAEAGLDRVNLSIHSLDPDKAKMLMGMKSYDLEHVLEMAEALVNAGIDVLIAPVIIFGINDDEAEAFIEFARKIGAGKRWPALGFQNYIPYKFGRNPVIAKTVPFKEFYAWLRGLEEKTGMKPLVLKPSHFGMEKREFIPLAFRPGEVVKAEVVLPGRIEGEMLAKARNRLIEVVGTKAEVGDRIKVRIVRTRHGIYIGTEV